The following are encoded in a window of Ricinus communis isolate WT05 ecotype wild-type chromosome 4, ASM1957865v1, whole genome shotgun sequence genomic DNA:
- the LOC8277399 gene encoding 40S ribosomal protein S9-2 produces MVHVSFYRNYGKTFKKPRRPYEKERLDAELKLVGEYGLRCKRELWRVQYALSRIRNAARMLLTLDEKNPRRIFEGEALLRRMNRYGLLEESQNKLDYVLALTVENFLERRLQTLVFKSGMAKSIHHARVLIRQRHIRVGRQVVNIPSFMVRIDSQKHIDFSLTSPFGGGRPGRVKRRNQRAASKKASGGDGDEEDEE; encoded by the exons ATGGTGCACGTCTCCTTCTATCGCAACT ATGGAAAGACATTTAAGAAGCCCCGTCGTCCATATGAGAAGGAGCGATTGGATGCAGAGCTGAAGCTGGTGGGAGAGTATGGTCTGCGTTGCAAGAGAGAGCTTTGGAGGGTTCAGTATGCTTTGAGTCGTATCCGTAATGCTGCTAGAATGCTTTTGACTCTTGATGAGAAGAACCCACGCCGGATCTTTGAGGGTGAGGCCCTTCTTCGAAGAATGAACCGCTATGGCCTTCTCGAAGAGAGCCAGAACAAGCTTGATTATGTGTTGGCCTTGACTGTGGAGAACTTTCTTGAGCGCCGCCTGCAGACACTTGTATTCAAGTCTGGTATGGCAAAGTCCATCCACCATGCTAGAGTCCTTATCAGACAGAGGCATATCAG GGTGGGAAGGCAGGTGGTGAACATCCCATCTTTCATGGTGAGGATTGATTCACAGAAGCACATTGACTTCTCATTGACAAGTCCATTCGGTGGTGGGCGTCCTGGAAGAGTGAAGAGAAGGAACCAGAGGGCAGCTAGCAAGAAGGCTTCTGGTGGAGATGGAGATGAAGAGGATGAAGAGTGA
- the LOC8277398 gene encoding putative pectinesterase/pectinesterase inhibitor 26 — translation MESINILKGYDKVDSNLENQNPHPHLHPHHSNSTKKPIIITLTISAILLLTLIITPTLAALIHESNTEPPESIPQSNSAESIRTICNLTRYPTSCFTSISSLNVSIKPDPEAIFNLSLQVSIQELKNVSTLLKTLNDVNSQAAINDCSSQFDDALGKLGDSLLAMKVGPGEKALTLEKINDIQTWISAAMTDQQTCIDGLEEMESVVLDEVKAKMVNCNQFLSNSLAIIAKMQSLLEMFDLKLH, via the coding sequence ATGGAATCCATTAACATTCTCAAAGGTTATGACAAAGTAGATTCcaatcttgaaaatcaaaaccCACATCCACATCTACATCCCCACCATTCCAATTCCACCAAAAAACCCATAATCATCACCCTCACAATCTCAGCTATCCTCCTCTTAACTCTCATCATCACTCCTACGCTTGCTGCCTTGATCCACGAATCCAACACTGAGCCTCCTGAGTCTATCCCGCAATCCAACTCGGCCGAGTCAATCAGAACTATCTGCAACCTAACTCGGTATCCAACATCCTGCTTCACCAGCATATCCTCTCTTAACGTCTCAATAAAACCTGACCCAGAAGCCATTTTCAACCTCTCTCTTCAAGTCTCCATTCAAGAGCTCAAAAACGTCTCTACCCTTCTCAAAACTCTCAATGATGTTAACTCTCAGGCTGCTATTAATGACTGTTCGAGTCAATTTGATGATGCATTGGGCAAACTCGGCGATTCTTTATTGGCAATGAAAGTTGGTCCTGGAGAGAAAGCGTTGACTTTGGAGAAGATCAATGATATCCAGACTTGGATCAGTGCTGCTATGACTGATCAGCAGACTTGTATCGATGGGTTAGAGGAGATGGAATCAGTGGTTCTTGACGAAGTGAAGGCTAAGATGGTCAATTGTAATCAGTTCTTGAGCAACAGCTTGGCTATTATTGCTAAAATGCAGAGCCTTCTTGAAATGTTTGATCTCAAATTGCATTGA
- the LOC112536377 gene encoding transcription factor PRE4, giving the protein MSSRRSGAASKFTQDELNDLVLKLQALLPQLNQRQASRVSVSKILQETCSYIRSLQSEADDLSEKLSQLLDSFNIADVDIETLRSNLQQ; this is encoded by the exons ATGTCTAGCAGAAGATCAGGAGCAGCCTCAAAGTTTACTCAAGATGAGCTCAATGATCTCGTCTTGAAACTACAAGCATTACTACCTCAACTTAACCAAAGGCAGGCATCCAGG GTATCAGTATCAAAAATCTTGCAGGAGACATGCAGCTATATCAGGAGTCTACAAAGTGAGGCGGATGATTTAAGTGAAAAACTATCTCAACTGTTGGATTCATTCAACATCGCTGATGTTGATATAGAAACTCTTAGAAGTAATCTACAGCAGTGA